Proteins from a genomic interval of Quercus lobata isolate SW786 chromosome 11, ValleyOak3.0 Primary Assembly, whole genome shotgun sequence:
- the LOC115967718 gene encoding wall-associated receptor kinase-like 1, whose protein sequence is MGMAVGMMFLLWSMNVFIKAVDLGNSSCSGACGRVTIPYPFGIEPGCYIDDSFAIDCKNTTLIGSPKPFLRRLDLEVLDISFKGKLRVNYPMSWWCPKSGTKNATKSLPNVSLASSPFVFSKLKNIFVAMGCGNVAYLLSTSSYSSSSFNIYGGCMSVCEKDGDPIQSNGSSCNGIDCCKTTIPSDLNVFKASISLKTVEFQWAKDCNYASVVDQMWFEENVTNHFEVRNMSHVPVVLNWEINANLSSLIMGSNSSHSTCRFANGSSLLGNMSSSTFKCTCDSGFEGNPYLVDGCQDIDECADPKSCGFSYLRYGYGYRCVNVPGEYYCIFVSSSIYERKSRNKIIIIGISTGIGLLFLFIGGWWSYKVVKKRKNIKRKEKFFKRNGGLLLQQQLSSSEVTVEKNTKLFNSKDLEKATDNFNVNRILGQGGQGTVYKGMLIDGKIVAIKKSKVIDEGKLEEFVNEVVILSQINHRNVVKLLGCCLETEVPLLVYEFIPNGTLSQYLNEQNEEFPATWDMRLRIATEVAGALFYLHSAASTPIYHRDIKTTNILLDDKYRAKVADFGTSRSIAVDQTHLTTVVQGTFGYLDPEYFQSSQFTEKSDVYSFGVVLVELLTGEKAISSTRTKECRSLATYFIHSMEENNLFDIIDAQVMKEAKQEEIIAVANLAKMCLNMKGKKRPTMKEVAMQLEAVKTLQKTPNVQQNHEEVEYARTEMYEQWDAVSTSTMSGADSGVASSSSSLPLLSF, encoded by the exons ATGGGTATGGCGGTGGGAATGATGTTTCTATTGTGGTCAATGAATGTATTTATAAAAGCAGTGGATTTGGGAAACAGTTCATGTAGTGGAGCTTGTGGGCGCGTTACAATTCCATACCCTTTTGGAATTGAACCTGGTTGCTACATTGACGATTCGTTTGCGATAGATTGCAAAAACACTACTCTTATTGGCTCTCCCAAGCCTTTCTTGAGAAGATTAGATCTGGAGGTGCTGGACATTTCATTTAAGGGCAAACTTCGCGTTAACTATCCTATGTCATGGTGGTGTCCTAAGAGTGGGACTAAGAATGCGACTAAGAGTTTACCAAATGTGAGCTTAGCATCAAGTCCCTTTGTcttctcaaaattgaaaaacatattCGTTGCCATGGGTTGTGGCAACGTGGCTTATCTTTTATCCACTAGTTCTTACTCAAGTAGCTCATTCAATATATATGGTGGGTGCATGTCCGTTTGTGAGAAGGACGGGGACCCCATACAGTCAAACGGCAGTAGTTGCAATGGCATCGACTGTTGCAAAACCACAATCCCTTCAGATCTCAATGTGTTTAAGGCATCTATTTCGTTGAAGACCGTAGAATTTCAATGGGCCAAAGACTGCAATTATGCCTCCGTAGTAGATCAGATGTGGTTCGAGGAAAATGTAACAAACCACTTTGAAGTCCGAAACATGTCTCATGTTCCGGTGGTATTAAATTGggaaataaatgcaaacttaTCTTCTCTTATAATGGGAAGTAATTCATCTCACTCAACCTGTCGGTTTGCAAATGGTTCTTCGTTATTGGGTAATATGAGCAGTTCAACTTTTAAATGTACTTGCGACTCCGGCTTTGAAGGAAATCCCTATCTTGTTGATGGATGTCAAG ATATTGACGAATGTGCAGATCCCAAATCATGTGGATTTTCATATCTTCGATATGGATATGGATATCGCTGTGTAAATGTTCCTGGGGAATACTACTGTATTTTTGTTTCATCTTCAATTTATGAACGCAAGTCTCGCAACAAAATTATCATAATAG GTATTAGCACAGGCATTGGgctattatttctatttattGGTGGATGGTGGTCATacaaagtggtaaaaaaaaggaagaatattAAGCGCAAGGAGAAGTTCTTCAAACGAAATGGTGGTTTATTATTACAACAACAATTGTCTTCAAGTGAAGTGACTGTTGAGAAAAACACTAAATTGTTTAATTCAAAGGATTTGGAAAAGGCCACTGACAATTTTAATGTGAATAGAATTCTTGGCCAAGGAGGACAGGGCACTGTTTATAAAGGTATGTTAATAGATGggaaaattgttgcaataaaaaaGTCCAAGGTAATTGATGAAGGAAAACTTGAAGAATTTGTTAATGAAGTTGTCATTCTTTCACAAATTAATCATAGGAATGTGGTTAAACTACTTGGTTGTTGTTTGGAGACAGAAGTTCCTTTGCTAGTTTATGAATTCATTCCTAATGGAACTCTATCCCAATATCTCAATGAACAAAATGAGGAGTTTCCAGCAACATGGGATATGCGTTTACGAATTGCTACAGAAGTTGCAGGAGCTCTTTTCTACTTACACTCAGCAGCTTCTACACCCATTTACCACCGAGACATTAAGACTACAAACATTCTCCTAGATGATAAGTACAGAGCAAAAGTAGCAGATTTTGGGACTTCAAGATCCATTGCTGTTGATCAAACTCACCTAACCACAGTAGTACAAGGCACTTTTGGATATTTAGACCCCGAGTATTTCCAATCAAGTCAATTTACAGAAAAGAGTGACGTTTATAGTTTTGGTGTTGTCCTTGTTGAGCTCTTAACTGGAGAAAAAGCGATTTCTTCTACAAGGACAAAAGAATGCAGAAGTTTAGCCACATATTTCATTCATTCAATGGAGGAGAACAATTTGTTTGATATTATCGATGCTCAAGTTATGAAGGAAGCTAAACAAGAAGAAATCATAGCAGTTGCAAACCTTGCAAAAATGTGCTTGAATATGAAAGGGAAGAAACGACCTACAATGAAAGAAGTTGCAATGCAATTGGAGGCAGTCAAAACATTGCAAAAAACTCCTAATGTTCAACAAAATCACGAAGAGGTTGAATATGCCAGAACTGAAATGTATGAGCAATGGGATGCAGTTTCTACATCAACAATGTCAGGTGCGGACAGTGGTGTAGCATCATCTTCAAGCTCCCTCCCACTGTTATCTTTTTAA